Within the Stenotrophomonas maltophilia genome, the region AGGCCGGCGTCCGCGCGCGCGCCGCAGGGCTGAAGCGCCTGTATGCGCTCGGTCCGCTCAGTGCCGCCGCCGCCGCCGCGTTCGGCGAAGGCGGCCGCCAATTCGCCACCCATGACGCGCTGTCGCAGGCGTTGAAGGACGAGCTGCACGCCGGCGTGCGCTGCCTGGTCAAGGGTTCCCGTGGCAGCGCCATGGACACGATCGTCAAAGCGCTGCTGGCGCAAGGAGAGGAATCCCCGCATGTTGTATGAACTGGCTCGATGGTTGCAGCAGTTGGAGAGCCTGTTCGGGCTGTTCAACTACCAGACGTTCCGCGCCATCCTTGCCGCGTTGACGGCCCTGTTCCTGTCGCTGTGGCTCGGCCCGGCGATGATCCGCAAGCTTGCCCAGTTCAAGGGCGGCCAGCCGATCCGCAAGGACGGCCCGCAGACCCATTTCTCCAAGGCCGGCACGCCGACCATGGGCGGTTCGCTGATCCTGCTGACCGTCACCCTGTCGGTGCTGATGTGGGCCGACCTGCGCAACCGCTACGTCTGGCTGGTGCTGGCGGTGATGCTGTGCTTCGGCGCGATCGGCTGGTACGACGACTGGATCAAGATCGTCCGCCGCGACCCGAACGGCTTGAAGTCGCGCTGGAAGTACCTGCTGCAGTCGATCTTCGGACTGGCCGCCGGCCTGTTCCTGTTCTATACCGCCGATGTACCTGCCGCACTGACCTTCTACATTCCGATGTTCAAGTCGGTGGCGCTGCCGCTGGCCGGAATCGGCTTCGTGACCATCGCCTACTTCTGGATCGTCGGCTTCTCCAACGCGGTCAACCTGACCGATGGCCTGGACGGCCTGGCGATCATGCCCACCGTGCTGGTCGCCTGCGCGCTGGGCGTGTTCGCCTACGCCTCCGGCAACGTGGTGTTCGCCAACTACCTGCAGATCCCGCAGATTCCCGGTGCCGGTGAGCTGGTCATCATCTGCGCCGCCATCGCGGGCGCCGGGCTGGGCTTCCTGTGGTTCAACACCTATCCGGCGATGGTCTTCATGGGCGACATCGGCGCGCTGGCGCTGGG harbors:
- the mraY gene encoding phospho-N-acetylmuramoyl-pentapeptide-transferase; the encoded protein is MLYELARWLQQLESLFGLFNYQTFRAILAALTALFLSLWLGPAMIRKLAQFKGGQPIRKDGPQTHFSKAGTPTMGGSLILLTVTLSVLMWADLRNRYVWLVLAVMLCFGAIGWYDDWIKIVRRDPNGLKSRWKYLLQSIFGLAAGLFLFYTADVPAALTFYIPMFKSVALPLAGIGFVTIAYFWIVGFSNAVNLTDGLDGLAIMPTVLVACALGVFAYASGNVVFANYLQIPQIPGAGELVIICAAIAGAGLGFLWFNTYPAMVFMGDIGALALGAVLGTIAVITRQELVLVIMGGVFVIETLSVMIQVASFKLTGKRVFRMAPIHHHFELKGWPEPRVIVRFWIISVVLVLIGLATLKVR